CTCGAATCCGAACCGAGATACGAAAACTTTCGATAACGATAAAACGTCGCCAAGTTGCGGATTCTACGCAGATATACGTACATAGTTGTGTAGTATGATTGGGTAAATATGCTAAAATTGCGAAACGTATTaagaaaaaagtactttttaggAGGAGACGAGGAAAGGGCGagtttaataaaattatttaaactaTCTAAGTTTACCTGTCATGATGGCCAAAGACTGGTGGAAAGTTTCTTTGAGCTGCACCATTGTCGAACTTCGCGAAAACTTTCGACGAACAATGTCTTCATTCGTTTATATTGTTACGTCTTGATATTCGCCAATTTGTTCGCTCGCATGATAAACCGttcttttataattattatactAAAGTAATTGAACGTTATCCTTATCTTAATCACGCctcgtttgtaaaaaaaaattatcaggtGCCAGAACTAATGTTTGTTTTGTCATTCACTAGCATGCGCTCGAATGGTTGCTAAAAAATCTCGTACGTAGTTCGATTAGTGGGCATTGCGTGCCAAACTTACCTGCGTAAATATTTATTGAATTTGAGAAATCgacgcttgaaaaaaaaaagatttttttgtacctacgtGTGTGCTGTTTATTACTGTTTATGGAATATTATGGTTAtggatgaaaaagaaaaattgaaatgttgtaTCGCTGTCGCAACTAAATCATAAACTAATTTTCGAAACGAGCGTAATACTCTTGATAGTGCTACTGTTTTATAAAATGAGGTTTCAGATGGATTGCTTTTTCCTTCCGAGAATGTATAGGCAACTCGTCGAGTTATTTGTCGAATCAGCTGCAGTAAACGTGGAGTattatttttctgttatttaTTGTTGCTGGGATAAGGATAGGTATGGTTTATTCTAGGGGCAAGGACGAGGGAGGGAGTTCTCGCGAGTATTACAGaagttggttttatttttagttcacTCACTCGTATTTACCAAAAggtgtactttttttctttttctgggtttgaaaaaatggttggaaaattgaatcaagatattttataaaattttgaataatctcaaaatactttaaaagatcaatgaaattttcaaatttttaattgttatCAGTGTTTAGATTATTTTTTAGGAAACAGTGTTTATCTTATATATGGGCCCATTTAAGAAAGGAGAGAAAATGAGGAATGGGAGGAGGCGGGTCAAgtgcctcaaaattttaaaaaaccgttgaaaatcatctaatttgaaaaaattataatattgttTCGAGgctcgaaattcatttttcagcagaactttcaaaattaattttgcagtCAAAATGGTCAGATTTGCTATTTTAGGCAAGAAAATTATTAGAACTTCGAAAATACATAGTAGTTGTCTCAACATATTCAAGAGGTCGATTTATGATTCTGTGATAAAAGAGGCCATTTATTGGAGTCGAGCTTTCTTAATGCTCGAAATgttataaaaacaaaactttccAGAACAAAAAAGCATGTCTATTTGACTCGCATGGTTTCAAAATCAAGCTACTTGaacaaaaatcgaacaaaataaatgaattaggtaggtagatgttgatataaaatttattattaatttgaaTACAATAAACCTacgaattaaaaatgaagtaactctaaattaattttctttttctaaaagcTCCTGGATCTCTATTAAAGACTTATTCCTGGTTTCTGGCAACATGCGATAAACAAATAAAACCAGAATTGCGCTAATTAGcgaaaatatcataaaattgaaatgaataccATAATTCTGACTGACGAATAAAAATATCTTAGTCATCAAGAAACTCATAGCCGAATACCCGACGATAGCCACGCTACCTCCGATACCTTTAATGCTCAATGGAAACAATTCGCTTCGAATAAGAAACAAAGCCGGATACGCGAAcgcaaaaatactaaaataaacTGTAATGCTGAGAAAAATCAGCCAAGGATACGAGGGTATTCGCACCATCGTATTATGTACAACGAATAGCAAGGCTGTGAAAGCGTGAGCGATCGAAATTACCGAAAAAGATATTAATATTATAGATCTCCTGTTGAATTTACCGATAACAAATGAAGTCGAAGCAACGACTAGAAATTGAACCACGCCGAGCAAAATAGTGAACTCATTCGGTGTGAGGATATCAGTCGATGAGAAAATCATCGAAGCGAATGACTGAACTGGATGGTAACCTGTCATTCCAGCCAATGAGTAAATAGTTAACATCATTAGCAGACTTTTGTAATTCGCCGGAGATGTGAGGATCTTGACGTAGGAGGATTTCTTGGAAATCTCGGCGTAGGcgttttgtttgattttctcgAACTCGTGACTTACCTCGTTCGGATCTCTGGCACCTTTTAACCAGATGAAGTTTTTCTCGGCTTGGTCGTATTTGCCTTTCATTAGCAGGTATTGTACCGGTTCGACCATCCAGAAGACCGACATAAAGGAGGcgaattcgatgaaaaagttGACCAAAGCTGTTGTCTTGTACGATAAATATGTGGCTATGATTAGCTCGATCAATAAGCCTAGGAAGTATATGGATATGCTGACTGTACCGAATATCCCTCGAATGAAAGGAGAGCTATTTTCACCCAAATATACTGAATTCGTTCCGTCATTGATACCGCAAGCTACGCCGAACACGATACGTACCACGTAAATTATGAACACCGATTTCGTGAAGAGTATCGCCAGCCACATTAAGAAAAATGTCATCGCACATATCGACAGCAGAGATTTACGTCCTACTATATCTAGTAAAATGGCAGCTATCGTAGCTCCGAATATTTTACCAATATGTTCGAGCGATGCGATCCATGAGCATTGTTCAGTGGTCAAGGAAAAATCACCTTTGGCATCCTGTAAGGTTTTAAGCACCGGAGCCAACCAACCGTTTCCAACTGCTAAACCGAGCTCGTTCAAACcgactggaattttttttttcgagcaaaaTCAATcacacgatgaattttttttcgagaaaaattgattcGGATCGCTTACCTGTCATTACAGCTAGAGTTTGATGAAATGTTTCTCTGGTTTtcattttgactattttgacgATGGTTTGTTCCGGACTCGATTCGCGAATTTCACGAAACTTGGACAAATTTTGCACTCTACTGACTGGCAATGTATCGTTTATTTGTTCAAGTTTATCATAGATTGTGATTAATTTGCCAGCAGCGTACTCGTATCAATTGTTTATTGTGAGTAATTAATTATGCAACTAATGAAGAATATATCTATGAGATGTGTGGTGTTTACTCTGGAGGTTATGTAacggtcaatttggtaatttttttgtaaggaaTTTTTTCCACTCGTGCTTCAGCTTCGTgctatttgaaattatttaaaatttgtctGGATGTGATTCACGtggtatttttattcgaatgtcGATTGATCATTACCTAAGTAgatcagtttttagtttcataGTTGAACTGAGCTGGTCGAAAATTAAGGCCAGGCTGAGAGTAACGTGGCAAAAATGTTTCCCTTCTGATTCAATCTTTTACCTCTCTccaattttacttgaaatttgactgttcaaatttttttgaattggacaaAGTGGAATcaagaaaatcgatttttcgatttttgacaggtttttaaaaatttgagggtaattatttctggtgaaaaaaataaagatttgaTCAGAGTGACAcgaaaagcttaaatttggtttgtacccgATTTTGACCTCCCCAATCGATTGATGGTGGTTTCaaactattctggagcctccagcagattttcaaattctctagTTTTCGATGAAACGCTGTAAagggggtgaaaatgaaattcagaacctATATAAACTCTGATTTGTCATCTTACTCATCTTTATGAAcctttcaatcgattttggctcatattttcaaaataattttgtgcctgttcaaattcaaaattttctccagtgattttttttttcaacttgaaagttgaaaattttatgccaATTTGATTTTACtgtgagtttttttcataagaaatgggacaaatttcaacttttaaaaattcgccaggaaatgaattttagctcctgaaattttcgCTGGTGATGTAATTTGTGGTCCTGTTCCTattctatatattttttcagattcaaaaagttttgtgcctgttgagatatttttcttgtaaatattcgaaaaatttaaaattctcaaaaaaagataataatttttttagtgtgatTTGGGAGGAATTGAAGTCGAGGCGGAGAGCAAAATATTACCTGCTCAAAAACTTACGAATATCTTACTGCTAGGTAGTCCAAGAAACAATATTTTAGAGAGGAAGtactgttttggaaaaaatgatcacgcatatgacaaattttttaataggaACTTCCAATTTTCAGTACCAACTACgacatattttataaaatacttaTATCTAAGTTGTTTACATCCAACTCAAGTGATAAAACAATGGCAATATAATTATATCCTTACAATTAtctgatcttttttttaaaattacttcatcattttatttattttgcttATCACGGAGCTTAGGTGTCCCGTTCTTGATTTCGATTCGATAAATATAGGATTATTTCTGCTTCTCGAGTGCCTCTTGAATTTCGATCAAAGTTCTGTTTCTCGTTTCGGGTAAAGTGAAATAGACGAATGCTACCAGCATCCAGCTCGAGAgtgaaaatatgagaaaattgtAATGAATACCGTAATTCGAGTAAATATGTAGGAACATCTTGATCATGGCGAAGCTAGTTATCGATATGCCAATTCGACAAAAGCTGGTGCCTACAGCTCTGACGCTTAGAGGAAAGAGTTCGCTTCGAATCAAGAACAAAGCAGGGTAAACGAATTGGTAAACGATCGAGTAGAGGGTAACGGACAAGAAAATCAACCACGCTGCGACAGTGGATTCGAAAAGGTCGTGTTGCATGTAGTATAAAAATGCTGTACAAGAATTGATCAAACCAGCCAATGAAAACGATACTACGATGAACGACCGGCGATTCAGGTTATCGACGAAGAAAGACGATGAAATCGTCGTCACGATTTGAATGGCAGCGAATAATATGGTGAACGCGTTCGATGACATGATTTCAGAAGATGGGAAAATGATCGATCCGTATGCCATAATGGTTACGTACCCAGTCATACCTCCAAGGATGTAAATCATCACCAGAATCACGACACTTCTATAATTAGCTCTCGAAGTGATGATTTTTCTAATCGAAGCTTTCTTAGCTTTTTCCGCTTGTACGTGGAGCTTAATTTGCTCGAACTCATTTTTCACGTGATCAGGTTCGGTGACACCTTTGAGCCACATGAAGTTCTCCAGTGCCTTTTTCTCGTCACCTTTCATGAGTAGAAATGGCGCAGTTTCTCGTACCCAGTACGATGCCGAAAAGAATATGAATTGGATGAAGAAATTAATTATAGCTGTTGTACGAAAAGAGAAATATGTCGCTATGACCACTTCCATGAACATACCGATGTCGTATAGTGCCAAACTGATGGTACCGAAAAAACCTCGCACCCTTGGTGATAGATTTTCACCAATGTAAACCGAATTTGTGCCACTTTCGAGCCCTAGGGCGACGCCAAACAATACGCGGACAACACATATCATATAAACCGATTTAGTAAACATGAGTATGATCCACGTCAAACAAAACGTCAGCGCGCTACTTATCAATATTGGCTTTCTACCAACCATGTCCAAGAATATGGCTGCTAAAATGCATCCTACTATTCGACCGAACTGATCAATCGATGCGATCCAAGAGAATTCTGCAATTGTCATAGATGATGTGGAATCTGCGCTTTTGAGGGCGTTCAGTGTAGGTGATATCCATCCTGTTCCCATTCCGCTGCagaattcgttgaaaaagacttgaaaaaaaaaattcaaaaatgattataagATATTTTAAGGTTTGAAATagggtaaaaaatgaataaatatcaaaaataccTGTGAGCATAGCCAGagaatgatggaaattttcgcgatatttaTCCATAATGTTGAACTTTAGGAACACGTTGGAATTTAGCAATGTCTTCGTTCTATGATTGCATCGTTTATGAGTGAAAATTTATGTATGGTGGTATATAATATTCTTATCAAAAGTACATAGTACTCGTATATCTCGCGTATCACTTACTCAGGTGATTGAAGAATAAAGATCTTTTTGTTTAATTTGTCAAGGACCGAGGTGCCCGATAGTCGTTTAATTTAagtatttgtcaaaaattggttgGATCACCTATACTCACCTTTCctaatcttttaatttttttattattaatttttccaatggATCACGATGACCTTTTAGATTATCTAATCTACCTTTCAAGACGcacctaccaattttttttaaaacatgctgattttaaaattagcTTGTACCGTGCaattttttgttccattttgaGTACCAAATCTAATGAAGATGGTCATCTTGATGAATTCCATagctcgatgaaaaaaaatgttgagtaacAGTGAACTCCAGGAAAATTATAGACGACTCAaggtttatttaaaaattgagatttttcccctcaaaaattagttttttttcattctgtcccttcaaaaaaattttcgatagatttttttcgaagtatGTAGACACTAGACACTCTTTTCCCGTTAGAGAGCAGGAAAAAAAGCAtgaagaatgaaaattatttttgaaaaaattgcttcaaaaggAGGCtagtggtaggtacctatatactcgtatcaTTGTATTCAGGAATTCCTAAAATCTTCACCTCATTGaaatgtgtctttttttttgtcatgcaccgaatatttttgatgaaaaatcgcgtGATAAGTGTACGAAAAATTAGAACGAATGTTGAGAAACAATTCTAAAAGAGATAGATgtaacaaaataatgaaaactccAATGATATTGCGATTTATTTACCTacgtaattattattatataggtacattaaattgtcaaaaatcaaaaatggcttATGAACGTTCGTAatatgcaacaaaaaaaaacttgctctTCAAAGACTTGAAATAAATCTGTCTACCCATGCTTACGTACACAGTTTTTTGTATATTTGCATTCGAACAAAATGGAATTTCACCAGATTTTTCCAATGCAGAAGTAAGTAATCGTAAATTGTCAGATTTCTTTGTTTGATGAAACTCGCCTTCTTTTGTAGTGAT
This region of Planococcus citri chromosome 5, ihPlaCitr1.1, whole genome shotgun sequence genomic DNA includes:
- the LOC135846666 gene encoding facilitated trehalose transporter Tret1-like, which gives rise to MKTRETFHQTLAVMTVGLNELGLAVGNGWLAPVLKTLQDAKGDFSLTTEQCSWIASLEHIGKIFGATIAAILLDIVGRKSLLSICAMTFFLMWLAILFTKSVFIIYVVRIVFGVACGINDGTNSVYLGENSSPFIRGIFGTVSISIYFLGLLIELIIATYLSYKTTALVNFFIEFASFMSVFWMVEPVQYLLMKGKYDQAEKNFIWLKGARDPNEVSHEFEKIKQNAYAEISKKSSYVKILTSPANYKSLLMMLTIYSLAGMTGYHPVQSFASMIFSSTDILTPNEFTILLGVVQFLVVASTSFVIGKFNRRSIILISFSVISIAHAFTALLFVVHNTMVRIPSYPWLIFLSITVYFSIFAFAYPALFLIRSELFPLSIKGIGGSVAIVGYSAMSFLMTKIFLFVSQNYGIHFNFMIFSLISAILVLFVYRMLPETRNKSLIEIQELLEKEN
- the LOC135846665 gene encoding facilitated trehalose transporter Tret1-like isoform X1; this translates as MDKYRENFHHSLAMLTVFFNEFCSGMGTGWISPTLNALKSADSTSSMTIAEFSWIASIDQFGRIVGCILAAIFLDMVGRKPILISSALTFCLTWIILMFTKSVYMICVVRVLFGVALGLESGTNSVYIGENLSPRVRGFFGTISLALYDIGMFMEVVIATYFSFRTTAIINFFIQFIFFSASYWVRETAPFLLMKGDEKKALENFMWLKGVTEPDHVKNEFEQIKLHVQAEKAKKASIRKIITSRANYRSVVILVMIYILGGMTGYVTIMAYGSIIFPSSEIMSSNAFTILFAAIQIVTTISSSFFVDNLNRRSFIVVSFSLAGLINSCTAFLYYMQHDLFESTVAAWLIFLSVTLYSIVYQFVYPALFLIRSELFPLSVRAVGTSFCRIGISITSFAMIKMFLHIYSNYGIHYNFLIFSLSSWMLVAFVYFTLPETRNRTLIEIQEALEKQK